acatataaaaaaaatgtctcAATCAAACCATGTCAGTGACGAAGTTACAATACCTTTACTCCAAAACATGCCTCTTCACGAGAAACTGTATTTACTTAAAAATTACTTTACTGAAGCAGTCTCAATCGCCATAATCTTTTTCCCATTTGTACTCACATCTGTTTTCACTTACCTTCGCTCCTTAGCCTCTATGCATTTCCTAGGCGGTCTTGGTTCCTCTACTCTTGCTGGCTGCTCCCTCGCCCTTGCATCCGCCAACATTACCGCTTACGCTCTGTTCTCCGGCTTGACCGGGGGCGCCGAAACCATCTGTTCACAAGCCATCGGCGCAAAACGCTATAACCTCTTCAGGGCAACCATCTGGCGAGGAAtgatcctcctcctcttcaCATCATTCCCGGTTTTATTTATCTGGTTAAACATCGAGAGGATTCTGACAATGTTGAAACAGGACATGGAGCTTGCGTCCATAGCTGGCACCTTTCTGCTTTACTCTGTTCCGGATCTCGTCGCTCAATCTTTATTGCACCCATTAAAAGCTTATCTCAAGACTCAGTCAAAGACTCGGCCTCTATCAATCTTGACAGGAGTGACGAGTATTCTCCACTTTCTGATCATGTACCTTTTCGTGTCCTACTTCAAGTTTGAGGTTAAAGGTATCGCTGTGAGTAGTGTTTTGTCAAATTTTATCCTTGTGGCCTTTCTCTTCACTTTCTTGAAAGGAAAAAAGCTAGGTAGCGACGATGAGGAGGAGGGGGTTACAGAGGAGTCATATGAAGATAGAGTGAGAGAATGGAAGAAACTGTTTTATCTCGCGATACCGAGTTGTGGAATGGGTTGTCTCGAGTTTTGGTTCTATGAGATAATGATTTTGATTTGTGGGCTTCTTGAAAAGGCCAAGGTAGCTATTGCTTCAATGGGACTTATCATTCAAATCACTTCTCTTGTTTACATTTTCCCTCATTCGCTGAGCTCCGCAGTCTCGACTCGGGTCGGAAACGAGCTTGGTTCGAACCGGCCACATGCAGCGAGAAGAGCCGCCATCGTCGGACTCTGTCTCAGCATTCTCCTCGGGATCATGGCTTCCACGTTCATGTTCTCGGTCAGAAACGTATGGGCTACGTTTTTCACGGATGATGAACAAGTCATTAATTTAGTTTCTAAGGTTCTGCCGATAGTTTGCCTTTGCGAGCTAGGAAACTGCCCTCAGACGACGGTAGGTGGCGTTCTCAGAGGGTCTGCGAGGCCGTGGGTGGGAGCTTCGATTAACGCAGCGGCGTTTTATGCGATTGGTTTGCCTGTTGCATTGGTTATGGCGTTTccgtttgggtttgggtttggattaaAGGGACTTTGGCTCGGAATGCTCGCAGCGCAGATAACATGTGTGATTGGTATGATGGTGGCGATGTATAGGATTGATTGGGAACTTGAGGCAGAAAGGGCTAGGGATCTCACATCGTTGGATGACTGCAGAAGCGACGGTGAGGTCGAGGATGGGGAGGCTGGGCGGTTGATTAGTAGGATCGAGTCTTTTGAGGGATAGAAGACGTACTCTGTTTGTTTCGGATGTCTCTGAAGGGGGGAAAAGTGCTCTGTTTTTTATATTATCGTCTTTTGAATTTgtgttacaaagaaaaaaaaagtcttttgaatttgttgttttgttttgttttgaatttattgttttgtttttggatttaATGTTAACTTCTTGATTTCATCGAACTAAAGTAAATTTTTGTAAgatggaaaaaatatatatctgagAATTTGTCATTACAAGTGTGGTGTGTTCAAATATTGGAGTAAAATTAAATGGGCTATTGACTTTTTTCACCACCACTACCAaacttcacttttttttttttaggtcaaCACTACCAAACTTTACTATTAGTGACAAGCAGTTTATATACGTTGTATCGGTGGTGATCCGCAGCGCTTTTACCTTATGCAGCCACGAGTTTGGATTTAGAAAAAGTGGTAGAAATTATGAATTTCAAACTTTCATTCAGTATCaatatattaaaactgaaatacaaATAGAAACTAAcagttaaaacattttttttaattatatctaATGTCATTCCTTTGTTACTTTTAGACATAATTaatgttaataaataaatttacaaaatacataataaatgaCAGTttccataaaaattatatgcGTATTAAGAAATTGCCAAATATTTAGCTACCAAATAGAAGATTGCAATAtttcatttctaaaaaaaatctaaaatatagaaGTCAACTTTGCAATTATGTGCGTATTAAGAAATTgcccacttttttttttgaacacaaacaTTGAATGAAAGAAAAAGTGGGAGAtgaattaaattataatatttgtgttccaaaaaaaaagaattaaactataatattactttattggtatatcaaaaattaaatgatCAGATTAATAAATGGAAATGAAAAACTTCAATACGGATCCGGGTTCGAATCCGGATGGCCACCGTCGATTAAAAAGAGGTGAAAAAAGATACCTTATGCGGAAGTGTACTTAGGCGCTAATCGGATAACCtggattaacaaaaaaaaatgaaaaacttcaAAAGAAATGTTAACCATCAAAATCGTTTAAATTTTCAGATCACTAAGTCTAAACAATTATATTTAAGTGGCTCGATGTATGGAGTTTTTGACAGGTTTCAGGGGTTATCGGAGCCTCTAACTTCTCTTTGTGACAGCACACTTTGGATCTCTCCATTTAAGTGCCGACGTGTTGTCTCTTGATTGTCCTTGGTAGAAGCGATCTTTTTCTTTGGTTGCAGGTTCCCTTTCCCCTCTCAGCAAGGTAATTAGCCTCAATCCAAATTTCTCCTTGGTGAATCCGTCTTGGTATTGGATGTAAAAACAGATTCATGGCTATTCTTAGTTTTCGAGTACGAGTGTCGTTTGTGAATGTATGAGCATAAAGAAATAAACAGAGAGATTTGTTAAGGTGGTTTGTTTCCTACATTCCGGGACCACGTGAAAAACTTATTTACTAGAAAAGAACGTAAACAACTTTGCTCTATGGTATCACCTCACACCTATACCGGTCACTCTTAACTAGATTTACAATGAAGAGCAACTAGTTTCTGTGAcgaatatatatagttttgtatAATACAACCACCAATAGATCATTGGACGACACTACACACATCTATGTGCAATAGTAGTCCAATACAACGACTCGCCCAATTACTACGCAAACCCAGTACCCACCCAATATGTATAGAGCAAAGAGAAAGTTACACAAAATGTTACTTTGTGTTGGGCTTTTAACATGTTTAGGTATTTTTTGTTGGAGGTATACTTTTTGACTTCCTTTTGTATTTCTTCTTCTCTAAATGCCCCTCTCTAACACACTTGTAATCTGGTCAGGAAGTAGCAACTAGTTACCCTTTTCTCAGTTGCAATTAATTGGTAGGTTTCTTGAACAGTGTGAAACATCGTTAGATTAAAAGATGAAAAAACTAATCTGATGGCTGGTTGGGTAAAGAGTGGGAAGGCGGGtgtaaaaggggggggggaaggATTTGGTCAAGCGAGACATGGTTGGGTGAGGAGTGGTCACATGAACTGGGAAAGGGTTGACTGAGTGAAATGTGGTTGGGAAAGGAGTGGTTAGAGGAATTTTGGTCGAAGAAAATGTGTATGGGGAAATTGTGGTTATGTTGACATTGTTGATGATGTTGTTTGGGTTGTCGGAAATGGTTTGGTTGTTGTTAGGGCTGATGGATCTTGATTTGTTTGAAAGTGCTATGCGTTGTATTAACTGTTTATTGGAGAGTTGGGGTCAGTTTAAATCGGTGTGGCACAGTTGTGGTCGGGCTGATGTGGTGGAGGAGTAGAAGACAGTTGAAAAACAGACAGCAACCACACTTCCCCAACCACACTTCTCCCAACCAAAGGACGTGGATTGTGTATTCGTCGGATCGGAGGAGAAAGATGGCGGCCGTCGCTATTCCGCATCTGAAAATGAATCAAATGGATCTAAGTAAATCTATAACACATGGTTCGAAATGAGATTAAAAGGgtaaaataattgaagaaatgTGGAAACTTGGAATCACCGTAGAGTCTGGGCTACAACAGTGAGAATGGACAGTTTGATGGTGAGACTGAACAAATCGCCGGTAAGAATGAAGAAATCGCTGGTGAGAATGAACAAGCCATGGTTGAAAATtgaagaaaaattataatttggaGTCGATGTATGCTTTGGGTTGCGGCGGTGAGAAGATTTGTGGTGTCTAGGGTTTAGACAAATATTGTGGTAATGAAGAGTTAGATATGAAGAAAGTAAAAGGTGTTTATCCTAATTTTAGCTTGAAGGGTAATTTAGACATTATTATACGAGAAAGTACTTGACATGGAGAAAGTATGAGAGATGAAGTAAGAGTAAAGTATCTTTTAAGTgtactagggattaacccgggctacgcccgggatttttatttttttctaatttaagttgttaaattatttatgtttaggttatgatatatatttatataaatgttaagatgcatgtcataattaaaatttatttttaaattttaacacgtcaAATTGACagattttttactatttaaatatttttttgtaattttgttggctatctagttatcatatttagcgaAACTATCTGTTGaatgttggaataaatgttttagatatttaattaaactgcagagtaatttcggatcgaccacatgctcaacaatcgatcgatccgtaaaaagatggttgatctccttggccaggtaagtacaattttagaaaaaataactttgattttcaaatattaagtatataactattcttttgaatattgtttttttgaattgtattttttgattaaattattgtattataatgtttatgtaaatattttttgtgatgtttgaatttgtgctgTTAGTATAcgtaacctagatgatattgatgtttaacaatttaatttttctagaaatagaaaataatgatatatcaaaatgtatctaatacttattaaatgatagtataatgtaaattacatccattatttgaaaataaccatttgtttttttaatttttttaaatcagaaattatttttatttaaaaacattattcatatataatataatagattaagtttggaagattaatctatatatataaattatgtatattttttaaaaaataatttaagatattatatattgagtaactgaataaaagctggatttcttatcttgaaaatgaaatatttatattttgtcttcatgttatactcaccaatccagaattgatatttataactcagtgtgtttttaaaaaaacttagttttaagtaataaacgaatttaataaattaaattcatcacctataattttctgtaaactatatttgaaaactctctaaaattatattttaa
This Brassica napus cultivar Da-Ae chromosome C6, Da-Ae, whole genome shotgun sequence DNA region includes the following protein-coding sequences:
- the LOC106405561 gene encoding protein DETOXIFICATION 50-like, whose amino-acid sequence is MSQSNHVSDEVTIPLLQNMPLHEKLYLLKNYFTEAVSIAIIFFPFVLTSVFTYLRSLASMHFLGGLGSSTLAGCSLALASANITAYALFSGLTGGAETICSQAIGAKRYNLFRATIWRGMILLLFTSFPVLFIWLNIERILTMLKQDMELASIAGTFLLYSVPDLVAQSLLHPLKAYLKTQSKTRPLSILTGVTSILHFLIMYLFVSYFKFEVKGIAVSSVLSNFILVAFLFTFLKGKKLGSDDEEEGVTEESYEDRVREWKKLFYLAIPSCGMGCLEFWFYEIMILICGLLEKAKVAIASMGLIIQITSLVYIFPHSLSSAVSTRVGNELGSNRPHAARRAAIVGLCLSILLGIMASTFMFSVRNVWATFFTDDEQVINLVSKVLPIVCLCELGNCPQTTVGGVLRGSARPWVGASINAAAFYAIGLPVALVMAFPFGFGFGLKGLWLGMLAAQITCVIGMMVAMYRIDWELEAERARDLTSLDDCRSDGEVEDGEAGRLISRIESFEG